In Phocoena phocoena chromosome 3, mPhoPho1.1, whole genome shotgun sequence, a single window of DNA contains:
- the KEAP1 gene encoding kelch-like ECH-associated protein 1: MQLEPGPSGAGAHTQFLPLRSQRPEGAGDTVMYASTECKAEVTPSQHGNRTFSYTLEDHTKQAFGIMNELRLSQQLCDVTLQVKYQDAPAAQFMAHKVVLASSSPVFKAMFTNGLREQGMEVVSIEGIHPKVMERLIEFAYTASISMGEKCVLHVMNGAVMYQIDSVVRACSDFLVQQLDPSNAIGIANFAEQIGCTELHQRAREYIYMHFGEVAKQEEFFNLSHCQLVTLISRDDLNVRCESEVFHACINWVKYDCEQRRFYVQALLRAVRCHSLTPHFLQMQLQKCEILQSDSRCKDYLVKIFQELTLHKPTQVMPCRAPKVGRLIYTAGGYFRQSLSYLEAYNPSDGTWLRLADLQVPRSGLAGCVVGGLLYAVGGRNNSPDGNTDSSALDCYNPMTNQWSPCASMSVPRNRIGVGVIDGHIYAVGGSHGCIHHNSVERYEPERDEWHLVAPMLTRRIGVGVAVLNRLLYAVGGFDGTNRLNSAECYYPERNEWRTITPMNTIRSGAGVCVLHNCIYAAGGYDGQDQLNSVERYDVETETWTFVAPMKHRRSALGITVHQGRIYVLGGYDGHTFLDSVECYDPDTDTWSEVTCMTSGRSGVGVAVTMEPCRKQIDQQNCTC, encoded by the exons CACCTTTAGCTACACCCTGGAGGATCACACCAAGCAGGCCTTCGGCATCATGAACGAACTGCGGCTCAGCCAGCAGCTGTGTGATGTCACACTGCAGGTCAAGTACCAGGACGCACCAGCCGCCCAGTTCATGGCCCACAAGGTGGTGCTGGCCTCATCCAGCCCCGTCTTCAAGGCCATGTTCACCAATGGGCTGCGGGAGCAGGGCATGGAGGTGGTGTCCATTGAGGGCATCCACCCCAAGGTCATGGAGCGCCTCATTGAGTTCGCCTACACGGCCTCCATCTCCATGGGTGAGAAGTGTGTGCTCCATGTCATGAACGGTGCCGTCATGTACCAGATTGACAGCGTGGTCCGCGCCTGCAGCGACTTCCTGGTGCAGCAGCTGGATCCCAGCAACGCCATTGGCATCGCCAACTTCGCCGAGCAGATCGGCTGTACTGAGCTGCATCAGCGTGCCCGAGAGTACATCTACATGCACTTTGGGGAG GTGGCCAAGCAAGAGGAGTTCTTCAACCTGTCCCACTGCCAGCTGGTGACCCTCATCAGCCGGGATGATCTGAACGTGCGCTGCGAGTCTGAGGTCTTCCACGCCTGTATCAACTGGGTCAAGTACGACTGCGAGCAGCGGCGCTTCTACGTGCAGGCGCTGCTGCGGGCTGTGCGCTGCCACTCGCTCACACCCCACTTCCTGCAGATGCAGCTGCAGAAGTGCGAGATCCTGCAGTCGGACTCCCGCTGCAAGGACTACCTGGTGAAGATCTTCCAGGAGCTCACCCTGCACAAGCCCACCCAGGTGATGCCCTGCCGGGCGCCCAAGGTGGGCCGGCTCATCTACACGGCCGGCGGTTACTTCCGCCAGTCACTCAGCTACTTGGAGGCCTACAACCCCAGTGATGGCACCTGGCTCCGGTTGGCGGACCTGCAGGTGCCAAGGAGCGGGCTGGCGGGCTGTGTGGTAGGTGGGCTGCTGTATGCCGTGGGTGGCCGGAACAACTCCCCCGATGGCAACACCGACTCCAGCGCCCTGGACTGCTACAACCCCATGACCAACCAGTGGTCGCCCTGCGCCTCCATGAGCGTACCTCGAAACCGAATCGGGGTTGGGGTCATCGATGGGCACATCTATGCTGTCGGCGGCTCCCATGGCTGTATCCACCACAACAGTGTGGAGAG GTATGAGCCAGAGCGGGATGAGTGGCACTTGGTGGCCCCAATGCTGACACGAAGGATCGGGGTGGGAGTGGCTGTCCTCAACCGTCTACTCTACGCGGTCGGGGGCTTTGACGGGACGAACCGCCTTAACTCAGCCGAGTGTTACTACCCAGAGAGAAACGAGTGGCGAACGATCACACCCATGAACACCATCCGGAGTGGGGCAG GAGTCTGCGTCCTGCACAACTGCATCTATGCTGCGGGGGGCTACGATGGTCAGGACCAGCTGAACAGCGTGGAACGCTACGACGTGGAGACAGAAACATGGACTTTCGTAGCCCCCATGAAGCATCGGCGAAGCGCTCTGGGAATTACTGTGCACCAGGGAAGAATCTATGTTCTCG GAGGCTACGACGGTCACACATTCTTAGACAGCGTGGAGTGTTACGACCCAGACACGGACACCTGGAGTGAGGTGACCTGCATGACATCTGGCCGGAGTGGAGTTGGCGTCGCTGTCACCATGGAACCCTGCCGGAAGCAGATTGACCAGCAGAACTGTACCTGTTGA